The genomic segment GCACAGGGGCAGCATGGCGGTCAGCAAAACCACCGCACGGCGCTGGTCGAGGTAAAACAGAATATTCAATATCCCCAGCAGCACCACTTGCAGCGCGGCACCGACCACATCCACATACAGCAGCGGCAGGTACAAGGTGGAGATGCCCAGCGCTTGGAGCACCACGCCGCCGGCCGCAAAGGTAGAGAGGACGGCGATACCCTGGATTTTGGCGATGTCAAACAAGCCACGGCGCACGTGGTAGACCATGTGGTTGCGCATGCGCTCGATGTAGTCCAGCGTGGCGCCCTCGCGGACAGCGTTGTAGAACTTGACGTAGTACTCCACAAAGTCGGTTTCGATCCGCACCAGAAAAATGGCCATTCCGGGGATGACAGACAGGTACGACAAGAAGATCGGGAAGTCGTAAATCACCGAAGCATGCAGGGGCCCGATGACTTGCTGCCCGGTGCTGGGGAAATACCAGAACATCAGCTTGTCGATCCACGCGCCCAGGTTGAATAGGAAGCCGGTGGCCATCAGGCTGGTGTACATGGCGCCGCGCTTCCAGATGTCAAATGCGACAAAGCGGTCCGACTGGTAGTGCCGGTAAACCAGATAGACCATGCCCATCAGGAGCAGGTAGTGCCCCAGAACAAAGCCGAGCAACAAGCCCTCCAGACCTAGCGGCCCCCGCAGCAACAAGGCCAGGCCTAGGGTGGCGCTGTAGCCCAGAAAAAACATGAGCACAATCGCGCGGTAGTGCTTCATGCCGGTAAGGAACACAGTCGCAATCCAGATCGCGGACATGACCCCCAAACC from the Rhodoferax potami genome contains:
- the pelG gene encoding exopolysaccharide Pel transporter PelG encodes the protein MAGIGFELRKLLRKQTYAGLLQAYAFAGIISSGPWVLSIVGIMLIGLLSAGAGVASPRVSVSQFQVTVTYLFLISLISTGLVQLSFTRFVADRTFAKDEASILPNFNGLILVVMGVSMLVALPCVAIFFPEQSVLYRLLFVMGLGVMSAIWIATVFLTGMKHYRAIVLMFFLGYSATLGLALLLRGPLGLEGLLLGFVLGHYLLLMGMVYLVYRHYQSDRFVAFDIWKRGAMYTSLMATGFLFNLGAWIDKLMFWYFPSTGQQVIGPLHASVIYDFPIFLSYLSVIPGMAIFLVRIETDFVEYYVKFYNAVREGATLDYIERMRNHMVYHVRRGLFDIAKIQGIAVLSTFAAGGVVLQALGISTLYLPLLYVDVVGAALQVVLLGILNILFYLDQRRAVVLLTAMLPLCNAVFTGITLHLGAAWFGYGFALAMLVTVLTGIWILSRKLEVLEYETFMLQ